In the Pithys albifrons albifrons isolate INPA30051 chromosome 3, PitAlb_v1, whole genome shotgun sequence genome, one interval contains:
- the LOC139669627 gene encoding guanylyl cyclase-activating protein 1-like isoform X1, translating into MQTCPRAQLSLLGHYSPWQKKTFVSLLSSRHLQKGCKGLPGPFSSPGDPPSSPSLAPEQRDPALEQLRGLLWAPPAAPAAPAVTPRAGAALQTHMGNNSSSTVDDLQAVEIHHWYKKFMTECPSGQLTEHEFKQFFGLRGLDPEANRYIEQMFRTFDMNKDGYIDFMEYVAALSLVLRGKMEQKLRWYFKLYDVDGNGCIDRHELLNIIKAIRAINGGDHETSAEEFTNRVFDRIDVNGDGELSLDEFVEGARKDEEFMEVMMKSLDLSHIVAMINNRRHSV; encoded by the exons ATGCAAACCTGCCCTCGTGCACAGTTATCCCTTTTAGGGCACTACAGTCCTTGGCAGAAAAAGACTTTTGTCTCTCTTCTAAGCTCCCGCCACCTACAGAAAGGCTGCAAAGGTCTCCCcggacccttctcttctccaggtgacccccccagctctcccagcctggctccagaacagagggatccagccctggagcagctccggggcctcctctgggctcctccagcagctccagcagctcctgctgttactcccagggctggggcagctctgcag ACACACATGGGAAACAATAGCAGCTCCACTGTGGATGACCTACAGGCTGTCGAGATCCACCACTGGTACAAGAAGTTCATGACAGAGTGCCCTTCTGGACAGCTGACAGAGCATGAATTTAAGCAGTTCTTTGGGCTTCGAGGGCTGGATCCAGAAGCCAACAGGTACATTGAGCAGATGTTCCGCACATTTGATATGAACAAG GATGGGTATATTGACTTCATGGAATACGTGGCTGCCCTCAGCCTCGTGCTCCGAGGGAAAATGGAGCAGAAATTGCGGTGGTATTTCAAGCTCTACGATGTAGATGGCAACGGCTGCATTGATCGACATGAGCTGCTCAACATCATTAAG GCTATTCGAGCTATTAATGGTGGTGACCATGAAACTAGTGCAGAAGAGTTCACTAACCGAGTCTTTGACAGGATTGATGTGAATGGAGATG GTGAACTTTCTCTGGATGAATTTGTGGAGGGAGCGAGGAAAGACGAGGAGTTCATGGAGGTTATGATGAAAAGTCTGGACCTGTCACACATTGTGGCCATGATCAACAACCGTCGGCATAGTGTATAA
- the LOC139669627 gene encoding guanylyl cyclase-activating protein 1-like isoform X2 yields MGNNSSSTVDDLQAVEIHHWYKKFMTECPSGQLTEHEFKQFFGLRGLDPEANRYIEQMFRTFDMNKDGYIDFMEYVAALSLVLRGKMEQKLRWYFKLYDVDGNGCIDRHELLNIIKAIRAINGGDHETSAEEFTNRVFDRIDVNGDGELSLDEFVEGARKDEEFMEVMMKSLDLSHIVAMINNRRHSV; encoded by the exons ATGGGAAACAATAGCAGCTCCACTGTGGATGACCTACAGGCTGTCGAGATCCACCACTGGTACAAGAAGTTCATGACAGAGTGCCCTTCTGGACAGCTGACAGAGCATGAATTTAAGCAGTTCTTTGGGCTTCGAGGGCTGGATCCAGAAGCCAACAGGTACATTGAGCAGATGTTCCGCACATTTGATATGAACAAG GATGGGTATATTGACTTCATGGAATACGTGGCTGCCCTCAGCCTCGTGCTCCGAGGGAAAATGGAGCAGAAATTGCGGTGGTATTTCAAGCTCTACGATGTAGATGGCAACGGCTGCATTGATCGACATGAGCTGCTCAACATCATTAAG GCTATTCGAGCTATTAATGGTGGTGACCATGAAACTAGTGCAGAAGAGTTCACTAACCGAGTCTTTGACAGGATTGATGTGAATGGAGATG GTGAACTTTCTCTGGATGAATTTGTGGAGGGAGCGAGGAAAGACGAGGAGTTCATGGAGGTTATGATGAAAAGTCTGGACCTGTCACACATTGTGGCCATGATCAACAACCGTCGGCATAGTGTATAA